In one Blastocatellia bacterium genomic region, the following are encoded:
- the coaBC gene encoding bifunctional phosphopantothenoylcysteine decarboxylase/phosphopantothenate--cysteine ligase CoaBC, with translation MKIILGVTGCIAAYKAAEVLRQLQQRGAEVRVIMTRHACEFVRPLTFEALSRSPVVTDMFAPGLNLPVKHIELARWADLLLVAPATANTLAKFAHGLADDFLSTVYLAFQHPVVVAPAMDQEMWLHPITQENIERLRHRGVVIIEPESGYLASGIVGEGRLADPVVIADRVMDVLSSRQRERDFVGQRVLVTAGPTCEDIDPVRFISNRSSGKMGYALAEAALRRGAQVTLITGPTSLVPPPGAEVVRVRRAQEMYEAVLRHVEAATIVIKAAAVADYRPASTQPTKLKKGTARLLLELEPTTDILAELGKRKGSRILVGFAAETENLIENGREKLQRKNLDLIVVNDVSREDAGFGSDFNAALLIDRSGSVVELPLMSKREMAERILDHVKRLWT, from the coding sequence GTGAAAATCATTCTGGGAGTGACCGGTTGCATCGCCGCCTACAAGGCGGCAGAAGTGTTGCGCCAGCTTCAGCAACGCGGAGCCGAAGTTCGCGTGATCATGACGCGCCATGCTTGTGAATTCGTGCGACCGCTCACGTTTGAAGCGCTGTCCCGGTCGCCCGTGGTGACCGATATGTTTGCTCCCGGACTCAATCTGCCGGTCAAACATATCGAGCTGGCCCGCTGGGCCGATCTGCTGCTGGTGGCCCCGGCGACGGCCAACACGCTGGCCAAATTCGCGCACGGACTGGCCGACGATTTCCTCTCGACGGTTTATCTGGCCTTCCAGCACCCCGTCGTCGTCGCTCCGGCAATGGATCAAGAGATGTGGCTTCACCCGATAACGCAGGAGAACATCGAGCGGTTGCGTCATCGGGGCGTCGTGATCATCGAGCCGGAGTCGGGGTACCTCGCCTCGGGGATCGTAGGCGAAGGACGCCTGGCCGATCCGGTAGTCATCGCCGACCGGGTCATGGACGTGCTGTCCTCCCGACAACGGGAGAGAGATTTCGTCGGGCAACGGGTGCTGGTGACAGCCGGGCCCACCTGCGAAGATATTGATCCGGTGCGATTCATCTCCAACCGGTCGAGCGGGAAGATGGGATATGCGCTGGCCGAAGCCGCGCTCCGTCGAGGGGCTCAGGTGACGCTCATCACCGGACCCACATCGCTTGTTCCTCCTCCGGGCGCCGAGGTCGTCCGCGTGCGCCGCGCCCAAGAGATGTACGAGGCCGTCCTCCGCCACGTCGAAGCCGCCACCATCGTCATCAAAGCTGCGGCCGTCGCCGATTATCGTCCGGCGAGCACCCAACCGACCAAGCTCAAGAAAGGGACGGCGCGACTTCTCCTCGAACTCGAACCGACGACCGATATTCTCGCCGAACTGGGCAAGCGAAAGGGTTCTCGCATCCTCGTCGGATTTGCTGCCGAAACGGAAAACCTCATCGAGAATGGGAGGGAAAAGTTGCAGCGCAAAAACCTCGATCTCATCGTCGTCAATGACGTCTCCCGCGAAGATGCGGGATTCGGATCGGACTTCAATGCCGCCCTCTTGATTGATCGCTCCGGGAGCGTCGTTGAACTCCCGCTCATGTCCAAGCGCGAGATGGCCGAGCGCATTCTCGATCACGTGAAAAGATTGTGGACGTAG
- a CDS encoding guanylate kinase, whose amino-acid sequence ERLRTRHTDRPSSLERRLKIAHQEINEYRHFDYLIVNDKLDEARRALESIIWAERHRRARMEHIARSILATFEQDR is encoded by the coding sequence AGGAGCGGCTCCGCACCCGCCATACCGACCGACCATCTTCTCTGGAGCGACGGCTGAAGATCGCTCACCAGGAGATCAACGAGTACCGCCACTTCGATTATCTCATCGTCAACGACAAGCTCGATGAAGCGCGCCGCGCGCTCGAAAGTATCATCTGGGCCGAGCGTCATCGGCGTGCCCGGATGGAACATATCGCCCGGAGCATCCTTGCCACGTTCGAGCAAGATCGGTGA
- a CDS encoding uracil-DNA glycosylase — MMASPSVRQELSDILAGVLDQVRYLEALGVSEVEDALLRPTVRQGRSTTEADRQLRLPQERMSPEATVTSVPPIRESVVSPPPPEPPRVPPGDRPGAEEGSRTMPMRKSRSDTGAQQSLFGELPTVAEALPTDHTLDDIRRDVGDCTRCKLCESRTTIVFGEGNPRARLMFVGEGPGADEDAQGRPFVGRAGQLLTRMIEAMGLRREDVYITNVVMCRPPGNRTPEPDEIATCEPFLFRKIRVIRPDVVVALGAIAAQSLLRTKAPISQVRGQFFDAHGTKVLPTFHPAFLLRSPEKKKEAWEDLKKVRDYLQGLRSS, encoded by the coding sequence ATGATGGCGAGTCCCTCCGTGCGGCAGGAACTCTCGGACATCCTTGCCGGAGTGCTCGATCAGGTGAGGTATCTTGAAGCGCTCGGCGTGTCCGAGGTGGAGGATGCTCTTCTTCGCCCGACCGTCCGGCAAGGACGCAGCACGACCGAGGCGGATCGGCAGCTCCGGCTCCCGCAGGAGAGGATGAGCCCAGAGGCGACGGTGACCTCAGTGCCGCCTATCCGGGAATCGGTCGTGTCGCCACCGCCCCCCGAACCACCGCGGGTGCCGCCTGGAGACCGTCCCGGTGCAGAGGAAGGGAGTCGCACCATGCCGATGAGAAAAAGCCGATCCGATACCGGCGCGCAACAATCGCTCTTTGGGGAACTGCCGACGGTGGCGGAGGCTTTGCCGACAGACCACACGCTCGATGACATCCGCCGAGATGTCGGCGACTGCACGCGCTGCAAGCTGTGCGAGTCGCGCACTACCATTGTCTTTGGCGAAGGGAATCCCCGGGCCCGCCTCATGTTCGTCGGCGAAGGTCCCGGCGCCGATGAAGATGCTCAGGGACGACCCTTTGTCGGACGCGCCGGTCAGCTCCTCACCCGGATGATCGAGGCCATGGGCCTGCGCCGCGAAGATGTCTACATCACCAACGTCGTCATGTGTCGTCCACCGGGGAATCGCACGCCGGAACCCGACGAAATCGCCACCTGCGAGCCGTTCCTGTTCCGAAAAATCCGCGTCATCCGACCTGATGTGGTCGTCGCCCTCGGCGCCATCGCCGCCCAATCGCTTCTCCGCACCAAAGCGCCCATCAGTCAGGTGAGAGGACAATTCTTCGATGCTCACGGGACCAAAGTACTCCCCACCTTCCATCCGGCTTTTCTGCTGCGGTCACCGGAGAAGAAGAAGGAGGCGTGGGAAGACCTGAAGAAGGTCCGCGACTATCTCCAGGGGCTGCGCTCGAGCTGA